AGCGGCGGTGGCGGCAGCGGCATGGACCTGCTGCTGCGCGTGACCGGCTGGGATTTTGCGACCGCCGCCCGCCACCTAGAGGCCCATCTCAGATTGGAACAACCAAAACCGCTGCGGGCGGCGCTACCCCCTCCTGTCGCAGCGCAGCGAGCGGAGCCCCATGTCTCCTGGGATGGCCTGCTGGCTTCTGCAGACCCCACGGCTTCTCCCTTGTCAGCAGCGGTGCCGGCATTCCACCTGGCGCTGCTCGATGAGCAGGCAGCGCCGCTGCCCACCGGCAGTCCCTACGCCTACTCCGACCACCAGCGCGTCAGCCGCGTTGATCGATCCGGCGGCAAGGTCTTCTACGCCAATCACCGCACCGACCAGGGCTGGCAGCGCGGTGCTGGGCCCGCTCCCTGGCCCATGTACCAGTGGCGGTCGCTGCTGCAGGCTCGCGGCCACTGGCTGCTTGAGCTGGAAGGGGAGAAGTGCGCTGACCTGCTGATCAGCGGTGGCTTCCTCGCTTCCACCCAACCGGGCCACGCCCACAGCAGCCCCCAGATCGCCGAGCGCTACCGCGCCCTCCGGCAGGCCGGTGTGGCCGGCATTGTCTATCTCTCTGATCACGATGAGCAGGGCCAGCGCCGCGCCCGCCAGGTGATCAAGGCCGCAGCGGAGGTGGGCCTGCCGCTGCTCCACCTGCCGGCCGGCGAGATTTGGAGTGGCCTGCCGCCGGGCGGCTCGGTTGATGACGCTCCAGGCCTGCTGGGGGAGCGCATCAGCGTGATCCTGCGGGCCGCCCGGGCCGCCCACCTGCGGATGAATCACGTCGCAGTTGACTGCACCGCCGCTCCGGTACTTCCGTGCCCCACCCCTGGTGGAACAGCGGTGCCGCGGGAAGCCCACACCCCAGGCGAACGGCCATTTCTCTGCCTCGGCTTCGATGGGGATGGTTACTACTACCAGCCCTGCTCGACAGGTCAGGTGGTGCGACTGGCCTCCTCCTCCCACGGCGGCATGAATCTCTGCCGCCTGGCGCCGATCGCCTATTGGGAGACCCTCTTCCCCTCCAAGACGGGGGTCAACTGGACCGCCGCTGCTTCTGATCTGTTTACGCAGCAGGCCGCCGTTGGGATCTTTGATCTGGACTGCCTGCGCGGTCGCGGCGCCTGGGCCGATGCAGGGCAATCGGTGCTCCACCTCGGTGATCGCCTCGTTGTCGATGGCCGCAGTCAGCCCATCACCCAACCCTTCTGCTCACGCTTTCACTACCAGCGCGGCGCGGCCATCCACGGGCCCGGCGATGCCACTCCCTTGAGCGATCAGGAAGCGTTCATGGTGCTCTCGATTGCCGAGCGGTTTCACTGGGACATCCCGGCGTCCTCCCTGCTGCTTGCAGGTTGGGTGGCCCTGGCGCCGATCTCCGGGGCGCTTAGCTGGCGCCCGCACCTCTGGCTTACAGCCGCTGCAGGCTCGGGCAAGTCGACCTTGCTGGAGCGCTTTGTCGGGGTGTTGCTGGGGGATTTCGCCCTGCCGGTGGTGGGCAACACAACCGAGGCCTTCATCCGCCAGGCCCTGCGCTCCGATGCCCTGCCGGTTGTGATCGACGAGGCCGAGAGCAACGAGAAAGCCGATCAGCAGCGCATCCAGCAGATCCTTGCCCTGGCCCGCTACGCCTCCAGCGAGACACGTGCTTCGATCGGCAAGGGCTCCGCCGCAGGGGAGGTGCAGCGGTTTCGGGTTCGCTCGATGTTCCTGCTCAGCAGCGTTTCAACCGCCCTCAGGCAGGGCGCCGACAGACGACGCTTCTCCCAGCTCACCCTGCGGGCCCCGGATCACCTCCAGCCATCGGCAAGGCAGCGCCACTGGGAGGAGCTCGACCGTGACCTGGAGGAGCAGATCACTGCCGGCGCCGGCCGTCGCCTGATCGCCCGAACCGTGGTCCTGCTCCCGATGATCCGCCAGGCAGTGCGGGTCTTCTCCCGCGTTGCGGCGGCCCACTTCGGCTCCCAGCATCAGGGGGATCAGTACGGAACGCTGCTCGCTGGCGCCTGGGCCCTGCAGTCCAGTGAAGTCCCGACAGCTGCCCAGGCCCAGGCCCTGATCGCTGGCAGTGACTGGAGCACCTTTCAGCAGAGCATCGGTCTGCCCGATGAACGGCGCTGTCTCAATCGCATCCTGCAATTCGAACTGCGGGTGGAAACCGAGGACCGGATCCATACACGCAACGTCGGCGAGCTGGTCGAGACGGTTGTCACCCCCGGCGGTCTTGATCCCGTGAGCGCTCGCTATGCAGAGGAGATCCTCTCGCGCCATGGCATTCGCATCCACGAGGGCCACCTGCTGGTGAGCAACACCGCCGAGGCGATCGCCCGCATCCTCGACGGCACCCCGTGGGCCTCCAGCTGGAGCACGATCCTTTCCAGATTGCCGGGAGCGCAGCCCACCACGAACTCGGTGCGCTTCAAGGGGGCCGGCTCCAAGGCCAGGGCCTGCGCCATCCCCATCAATAGCCTCTGAACAGCTCGGCAGCGCAGATCCACTGCAGGGCAGCCATTCTGGCCTGAGACGAGGGCCGGTTACTTCGCGGTGACCTGAATCCAGGTGGAACGCGGCGTTCCGCCCCCCAAACGCCCAGATCCATTGCGCTGCAATGGGTGGAACGGTTGGAACGGGTGGAACGCTCAGCAAGGACATCCCCCTAGATAAATAGGCAGCTAAGCCTCGGCAAGGGATCGGCCCGATCGGTAACCCAATAGCCCCACCAATTGGTATGCAGCTTTAGGCCTCTATCTATATCTATATCTGTATTTAGTGTTCCATTTGTTCCACCACCGTGGGAACGCTGCTCTGGCAACCGATCTGGCCGGAACGCGGGCCGTTCCAGCGCCGTTCCAGCCGTTCCGGGACCAGCCGCTACAAAGCTGACCCGCGGCCAGAGCGGTGATCAGGCCTGCGGATATGCGAGCGTGGATAAAGCATTTATGCTTTCGCTGAAACAAATTCCAGCTATGGCACCTGCGTACTCCCCAGCTGGGTCCCTGCGGCTCTGGTTGTCTGGCTGATGTCTTTTCAGCAAGCGCCACCTATCGACGAGGTCATCGAGGCCCTGCGCTCTGCCCCGCTGGATCAGGACGCCGATGGCCGGTCCCTCCTCCCCTCAGCCGGCGTCGATCCCTCTAGGCCAGTCGGGAAGGGCAATCCACCCCGGCTCCGCCGTCGCGGCAAGGTGGCGCCCAGGCCCACGGCGATGGAGGTGGAGCGGCGCATCGCCGAGGCGCAGCTGTGGATTGCCCAGCGCATGCCCCTGCTGCGGATCTACGAAAACGCAGGAGCCAGCTGGGGGGTCACCAACACCCGCACGGTCCGCTCCTATTTGGATGCGGCACGCCAGCGGATGGTGGAAGACCTGATCAGCAACCGCCTCGAACATCAGGCCCAGCACATCTACGCCCTCTACGACTGCGCCCGCCGGGCGATGGATGCTGAGCAGTTCTCTGCGGCGGTGGGTGCCTTCCGGGTGATTGCTGAGATCGGCGGCATCCTGCGGGGCCCCATCAAGTCACCGGAGCTGAGGGGATGACGGGCGCTCCCTCAAGTACGGCACTTGTGCAGGGCCCTGCAGCAGCTAGCAGCGGCCTGCTGCTGAGCGAGCTCGACCCCTGGGGTGACGCCGGCCTGCTGCACCTGCCCACAACCACCACAGCCGAGCCATCGGAACCCCAGAGCCTGCGCAGCTTTATCGCTGAGGCCTACCCCCGCTATGGCTTCCACCGCTGGGCTGAGGTGCTGATCGAGCTGCTCCAGGCCGTAGCCGATGGCCAGCTGAGTCGCCTGATCGTCACCTGTCCTCCCCGACTCGGCAAAAGTCTCCTGGTTTCCAAGCTGTTCCCTGCCTACTTCCTGCAGCGCTACCCGCACCTCTTTGCGGCGATTGCGTCGTACTCGGCGGAACTGGCCTACGCCCACTCCCGAGAAGCGCGCCACTTCTACCGGGTGACCGGTCATCTGCTGGCCCGCGATTCAGCGGCGGTGGGCAACTGGCTGACCCGTCAGCGGGGTGGCTGTATCGCTGCTGGTGTGGATGGCCCCTTTACGGGCAAGGGTTACAGCCTGGGGATCATCGACGACCCCTACAAGGGCCCAGGTGATGCGGCATCACCGGCGTTGCGTCAGAAGCTGATCGACTGGCTGCGCTCGGTGTGGCTCACCCGGTCCGAACCGGCCATGGTGCTGGGGCCGGATGGCAAGGAGCAGCCGAACCTCTCAGCCCAGGTGGTGGTGCTCACCCGCTGGGACCACCAAGACGTGATCGGCTGGCTGTACGAGCAGGAGCTGGGCGAGGCGCCGCAGCAGTGGACCGTGCTGGATCTACCCGCTGTTGCAGAAGAGCCGACCGAACGCCCCAAGCTGCCGCCTACCTGCACATTGATACCCGATTGGCGCCAGAGGGGCGAGGCCCTCTGCCCGGAGCGCTTCCCTCTAAGCGAGCTGCTCAAAATCCGTGCTCGCCTGGGCGCTTACTGGTGGGCGGCGCTGTATCAGCAGCGGCCCAGCCCGGCGTCTGGGTCAATCTTCCTGCGCAACTGGATCAGGCCGCCCTTTCCGCGGGAGGAGACAGGAGCTAATGCTGGCCGCCAGCGGCAATACGCCCTGCTGGCCCTCTCCTGTGATCTGTCCTTCAAGGGGGAGGCAGAAAGCGACTACTGCGGCTTCTGCCTGGCGGGCCTGCTGGCACCCCCACCGAGAACGCTCAACCCGCGCAGCGGTGAACCCGAGGGGCCGCCGCACAGCACTGCCTTGGAGATGGAGGTGCTTTGGGCCGCCCGGCACCGCTTTGGCTTGCCGGAGGTGATCCGCTTCTTGCTGGGCTGCCTGCAGGCCCTGGAGCAGCAGGGTCTTCGCCCCAACGCCGTGCTGATTGAGGACGCCGCCAACGGCCCGGCTGTGCTGCAAACCCTCCGGCGCCGCGTACCGGGGATGCTGCCGATCACGGCGAGAGGCAGCAAGGAGACCCGCGCCCATGCCGTCGCCCCCCTGGTGGAAGCAGGTCAAATTCGTTTTCACCACCGCGCCCAGCCCTTAGTGGAAGAAGCAATTCGTTTCCCTAAGGGCAGCAAGGATCTGGTGGACGCCTTCTGCCACGGTGCCCTGTGGCTTGAGGGCCGCTACTGGAAGGCTCAGGGGATCCAGCCGGTGGTGACGCCACTACTGGTGAGCCGGTGAGCAAGCTGCTGCTGTCCGCGGTGCGGGAATGTTCCACGCCATCCCTGGTGGGGAGCCCAAGCCCTGCCGTGCTGACTTCGGCAGCCGTGCAGCTGGTGCTGCCGATCACGGTTGTGCTGGTGGGTGATGCCGCAGGTGCGGCGCAAATGCTCAAGCAACGGCTCTACCGCCGGCCGGCGTGCCATGCCCGGGCACAGCAGCTGGATATCAACCTGCAGGCACCGGTGCATCACCCGGCGAGGCCCAAGTGTCAGCCGACGACGCGCTGCAGGCCGCAGCGGCAACGGCCAGTGCGGCCCCACGCCGCTGCTGATGCCCTGGCCCTGGAGCACATGGACCTTGCTGAGAAGATCGCCGGCAACTTCGCTCGCCGCACTGTTCACCCCAAGGAGGACTTGCTGCAGCTGGCGATGATTGGGCTGATCAAGGCGGCGCGCCGCTACGACCCCTCACGGGGGCCTTTTCGGCCCTACGGGCGCACGTATGCCAATGGGGAGATCACACACTTTCTGCGGGACAACGGCTTTCTGCTCAAGGTGCCGCCGACCTGGCGGGAGCTTCATGCGCGGGGGCAGCGATTGCTTACATCGGGAGTTGTCGTGGGCGAGATGCTGGAGCGGTTAGGGATCAGCCGGGAGCATTGGATTCAGATTGTCGATGCTTGCTCAGTTCGGGTGGTGGCCTTCCCTCTCGAGTAACGCCGTGCGAATTGGCCGACATTCCTGCTTATTTGACATTCCACTCTGGTCGCATCGACCAAATCAATAGTCTTTCAACTACAGACGCCGTTGGTCGATCGGGAACACAACACCACTTTGCGAGGATGTGCACTCGGAGGTATTCGCGACGTTGATTGCGGTTCGGGTACTTGACAGCAAACACGCGCTGGAGTGTATGGCCATCGTCACCGCTTAAATGCTTCGACAGCAGGCGGTCCCGCAGCCCTTTGGAGCCGATGGCCTGGCCGATGTATTTAATTTTATCTTCGTGTACAAGTGCGTAGATCCCAGGCGACGCTGGTGGATCGGCGGATCCGAGAGGAATAGCCTGTGCTGATATTAAGTCAGAGATTATTGCCTCGAACTCAGGGATGCCCAGCCGAAGTTGATTTATAGGGTCGTTCAAAAGCTTTCCTCAGCTCTCCAGAGATTATTGAGATGGTCATCATTAAGATCCGAGGCTTCTGACTGCCCCCACAAAAACCGTTGCGTTCGATAGTTCACAACGCAAGACCATTGAAAAGTAATGGGAGTGTTGAATTGCACTTTCCTCGCCAGCATCTTCACTGCACTCGGATAGTAAGGCGTGGTTTCTATCCAGGCTTTTGCCCCTCATTAGCAGACAGCTCATCACGATGCAGCTCTTGCATCCCCACTGCCAGTTTGCCTTTGGCGCCTCTGGCAAGAGCAGGTACCTGTTTTGTCGGTGTGCCCACCATCCATCGCCGCAGATCTGCTCGCACCACCAGCCATTCGCTCACTTCTCCACCGCGATCTGAAGCCCCTGCCCAGCCCCCTTGGCTTGAACACCCCACTCTCTCCGGCCTGAGGGATCGCCTGCAACTGGTCTACGACTGCTGGACCCTGCTCGAACTCCCCGACGGCACCAGCCGCCGGCCGCTGTATCTGACCCGCGGCATAGAAGAACCTGAGGCCTGCTACATCAAGCGGCTGGAGGCCGCCCGCCCCACCGGCTTCTACCGCGATGCCCTGCGCACCTACGCGGGGATGCTGTCTCGATTGTCCTGGCAGGAGCTACCCGATTCCCTGACTCGGGTGGCCACCGATGTCGATGGACAAGGCACTGACCTGGGTGTGTTCCTGTTCCTGGCCGACCTGCTCACCCTGCGGGACGGTGGCTGTCTAATCCTGCAACTGCCGCCCCAGCACCGCTGGCCCTCAGAAGGGGACCGGCTGGAAGCCCTTGCCAAGGGTGACCGGCTCTCCCTGCCGCGGTTGCAGCTGGTGCCCCGGGGTGACCTGCTCAACTGGCTCCTGCCCACCGACGGCGCCTCAGGCGCTCCTGCATCGGGGCCAGTTGAGATCGTCTGGCGGGAGCCGCGCCGCCAGGCCCTGCCGCCCCGTTACTCCAGCGGCAATGCCGCGGTGCCCACGGTGCTGATCGACGCCCATGGCGGCTTAGTGCCGGATCCACAGGCCTGGCTGTACCGCAGCCTTTCAGTGACGGACGACGGCCTGGTGCTGCGTACCTGGCAGGCCAACCCCAATCCCGGAGCTGTTGATGGCTACGACGTGGTGCCGGTGGGTGAGCCTTCGCTGCTGCCGCAGCGCTTTGACCTGCCAGCCCTCTGGTACTCGGTGGATGGCAGCGCGTTTGGTGAGGGCGATCTGCCCCACCTGGGCCTAGCCCACCAGTACCTCAACCACTACCGCTGCCGCAGCGACTACGAGGATCTGTTGTCACGAACGGCCCTGCCCGTGGGCGTACGCACCGGGCTGGTGGATGCCTACGGCTTCCGGCGCAGTGATGGCGCCCTGGGTTCCGGTGCTGCCACCGGCGGCGCAGAGGGCCAACGCCCCCAGCGCCTGGTGCTCTCCACCTCCTCCTTTATGGACCTGCCGGAGGGTGCCAAGTTCCAGTGGGTGGAAATAGAAGCTCGCTCACTGGCGGAGCACCGGGCTTATTTGCAGCAGCTGGAAGAAGCCATGCGCCGCGACGCCCTGATCCCAGCCGGTGGCCACGGTCCAGCCCGCACCGAGCTGGAAATATCCCTGACTGCTGGCCAGAGCTTTGCGGTGCTGCAGTCGCTGGCGGGCCAGAAGAGTTCGATGCTCAGCACCCTGCTGCGCCAGTGGACCCGCCTGACCGGCGAAAAGCTCTCCGATACCCCTGCCTGCAGCGTGGAGATCTGCCCGCTGGTGCCGCCGCAACCACCGCGCAAACCCCAGCCCTCGGTGCAGGAGTGGCTGGTGCTGCATGAGCGGGGGGTGATCGACGGCGTCGAGTTGCGCCAGCAGCTGGGGCTGGGCGAGATCACTGGGGGCAGCTGAGCTGGCAACGGAGGGCATGACCCAGTCCTCCCCACCCACCTGCACCTGGCGCCCAAGCGACGCAGAAGCCCTGCGCATTGCCCTCTCGATTCCTGTCAGCTCACCTTCTCTCTCAGCCCTGAACCGGGAGATGGCCCTGCTCCAGAACCACTACCCCACGGGGGTGTGCACCGCCCAGGGCCATCTCGATGCCATCGCCGTTCTGGATCAGCAGCTGGCGGCACTGACCCCAGCCGAGGTGAACAGCCCAATCCGCAGCAGCCGCAAGGGCGTCGCCGGTGGCGTCGTGCCCAACCCGCTGCCCTTGAGCAAGTTGGCGGTGGTCGAGTACGCCACCGAGCTGCTGCTGGAGGAAACCGAAAGCGAATGGAACCCTGCTGGCCCATCACCAGCTGTAGTGCTGAACCGGCAGCGCAGCCAGCACATAGGCCAGCTGGCGCTGCTGCTGCCAAGGCTGCAGAACTGGCGCCAATGCAAAACCGATCCCTTCCAGGGATCACTGGTGCGGGGCTGAGCGATGGAGCAGCTCATCTCGCCGCTGAACCAGGGCCTTAACCCTGTGCGGGCCGCAGGGCAGTGGGGCCAGCTGGTGGGCTTGCCAGCGGCCTCACCAGCGACCGACAGCCGGGTGGCTCAGCCCCTTGCTGCGCCTCTATGGCTGGCTTTGCAGCCCTACGCCAATGCTCGCCTCTGCCTGTTTGAAGTCGACCGGCCCGAGAGCCGCAGTCCGGTTCCCATCCGCCGCCACGTGATCGACTGCTTCCTCGAGCAGCAGGGAATTGTTGGCGGCTACAACGACACCGCCCTTACCGACCCGGGGGATGTGCTGCTGCAGGGCTACCTCTGCCGTGCGGCGATCCTGCCGGTGAGCACCAGCAACACCTTTGACTGGCTGGCGGCCGAACTCGATTGGGCTACCCCCGGATTCCGCGACGAGGCACCGCTGCCCTGGGACCCAGCGCTGCTGGGCACGGTGCAGGCCCCCTGTCAGGGGGTGATGTGGCTTGGGGATCTGGCTCAGCTGCGGTCCGATGGCGGGCTGCCCTCCGGTGGTCGTGCCCAGTTCGCCGGCTGCCTGGTGCAGCACTTCGGGGCGGACTACGGCCCTGGTGGCATTGGTTTATTGGTGCAGCCACTGCTGGGGGAAGCGATCCAGCTGGTGCTCAGGCCCCACAGCGTGTTGGTGCTGCGGGATGGCGACACCTTGAACTTGATCGCTGAGCGCTACGGCACCACCGTGGCCACCTTGCGGCGGAGCAACCCCCAGCTGGAAAGCACCCAAACGATCACCGCAGTTGAGGGCGACTCCCTGGCGGTGCTGGCTGGCCGGCACGGCACCACAGAAAGCAAGCTGCGCAGCCTCAACACGGTGCTGCAGCAGAGCGAGCCGTATGTCACCAGCGAGGGTGAGACCTTGAGCAGCGTGGCGAGCGCGCAGAACCTCAGCCTCTTTCTGCTGCGCGAGTTCAACCCGGAGCTGAGCAGCTGGCCCAGCGAGGAACCCCTGCCCTCCGGCACCACCCTGCTTC
This genomic window from Cyanobium sp. Tous-M-B4 contains:
- a CDS encoding DUF4055 domain-containing protein, with product MPTIHRRRSARTTSHSLTSPPRSEAPAQPPWLEHPTLSGLRDRLQLVYDCWTLLELPDGTSRRPLYLTRGIEEPEACYIKRLEAARPTGFYRDALRTYAGMLSRLSWQELPDSLTRVATDVDGQGTDLGVFLFLADLLTLRDGGCLILQLPPQHRWPSEGDRLEALAKGDRLSLPRLQLVPRGDLLNWLLPTDGASGAPASGPVEIVWREPRRQALPPRYSSGNAAVPTVLIDAHGGLVPDPQAWLYRSLSVTDDGLVLRTWQANPNPGAVDGYDVVPVGEPSLLPQRFDLPALWYSVDGSAFGEGDLPHLGLAHQYLNHYRCRSDYEDLLSRTALPVGVRTGLVDAYGFRRSDGALGSGAATGGAEGQRPQRLVLSTSSFMDLPEGAKFQWVEIEARSLAEHRAYLQQLEEAMRRDALIPAGGHGPARTELEISLTAGQSFAVLQSLAGQKSSMLSTLLRQWTRLTGEKLSDTPACSVEICPLVPPQPPRKPQPSVQEWLVLHERGVIDGVELRQQLGLGEITGGS
- a CDS encoding sigma factor — protein: MSKLLLSAVRECSTPSLVGSPSPAVLTSAAVQLVLPITVVLVGDAAGAAQMLKQRLYRRPACHARAQQLDINLQAPVHHPARPKCQPTTRCRPQRQRPVRPHAAADALALEHMDLAEKIAGNFARRTVHPKEDLLQLAMIGLIKAARRYDPSRGPFRPYGRTYANGEITHFLRDNGFLLKVPPTWRELHARGQRLLTSGVVVGEMLERLGISREHWIQIVDACSVRVVAFPLE
- a CDS encoding terminase; the encoded protein is MTGAPSSTALVQGPAAASSGLLLSELDPWGDAGLLHLPTTTTAEPSEPQSLRSFIAEAYPRYGFHRWAEVLIELLQAVADGQLSRLIVTCPPRLGKSLLVSKLFPAYFLQRYPHLFAAIASYSAELAYAHSREARHFYRVTGHLLARDSAAVGNWLTRQRGGCIAAGVDGPFTGKGYSLGIIDDPYKGPGDAASPALRQKLIDWLRSVWLTRSEPAMVLGPDGKEQPNLSAQVVVLTRWDHQDVIGWLYEQELGEAPQQWTVLDLPAVAEEPTERPKLPPTCTLIPDWRQRGEALCPERFPLSELLKIRARLGAYWWAALYQQRPSPASGSIFLRNWIRPPFPREETGANAGRQRQYALLALSCDLSFKGEAESDYCGFCLAGLLAPPPRTLNPRSGEPEGPPHSTALEMEVLWAARHRFGLPEVIRFLLGCLQALEQQGLRPNAVLIEDAANGPAVLQTLRRRVPGMLPITARGSKETRAHAVAPLVEAGQIRFHHRAQPLVEEAIRFPKGSKDLVDAFCHGALWLEGRYWKAQGIQPVVTPLLVSR
- a CDS encoding LysM peptidoglycan-binding domain-containing protein — translated: MEQLISPLNQGLNPVRAAGQWGQLVGLPAASPATDSRVAQPLAAPLWLALQPYANARLCLFEVDRPESRSPVPIRRHVIDCFLEQQGIVGGYNDTALTDPGDVLLQGYLCRAAILPVSTSNTFDWLAAELDWATPGFRDEAPLPWDPALLGTVQAPCQGVMWLGDLAQLRSDGGLPSGGRAQFAGCLVQHFGADYGPGGIGLLVQPLLGEAIQLVLRPHSVLVLRDGDTLNLIAERYGTTVATLRRSNPQLESTQTITAVEGDSLAVLAGRHGTTESKLRSLNTVLQQSEPYVTSEGETLSSVASAQNLSLFLLREFNPELSSWPSEEPLPSGTTLLLPVYRSTTPVPAGMQLLVPGYLPSTQLPAGEWIYLPARRSAAVLDELPEQGF
- a CDS encoding primase-helicase zinc-binding domain-containing protein, translated to MASDVLLAADGHWPRLLTELAGLTPEQLQDRHQPCPACGGTDRYRWDRDDGPGGWYCNQCGGRERSGGGGSGMDLLLRVTGWDFATAARHLEAHLRLEQPKPLRAALPPPVAAQRAEPHVSWDGLLASADPTASPLSAAVPAFHLALLDEQAAPLPTGSPYAYSDHQRVSRVDRSGGKVFYANHRTDQGWQRGAGPAPWPMYQWRSLLQARGHWLLELEGEKCADLLISGGFLASTQPGHAHSSPQIAERYRALRQAGVAGIVYLSDHDEQGQRRARQVIKAAAEVGLPLLHLPAGEIWSGLPPGGSVDDAPGLLGERISVILRAARAAHLRMNHVAVDCTAAPVLPCPTPGGTAVPREAHTPGERPFLCLGFDGDGYYYQPCSTGQVVRLASSSHGGMNLCRLAPIAYWETLFPSKTGVNWTAAASDLFTQQAAVGIFDLDCLRGRGAWADAGQSVLHLGDRLVVDGRSQPITQPFCSRFHYQRGAAIHGPGDATPLSDQEAFMVLSIAERFHWDIPASSLLLAGWVALAPISGALSWRPHLWLTAAAGSGKSTLLERFVGVLLGDFALPVVGNTTEAFIRQALRSDALPVVIDEAESNEKADQQRIQQILALARYASSETRASIGKGSAAGEVQRFRVRSMFLLSSVSTALRQGADRRRFSQLTLRAPDHLQPSARQRHWEELDRDLEEQITAGAGRRLIARTVVLLPMIRQAVRVFSRVAAAHFGSQHQGDQYGTLLAGAWALQSSEVPTAAQAQALIAGSDWSTFQQSIGLPDERRCLNRILQFELRVETEDRIHTRNVGELVETVVTPGGLDPVSARYAEEILSRHGIRIHEGHLLVSNTAEAIARILDGTPWASSWSTILSRLPGAQPTTNSVRFKGAGSKARACAIPINSL